The following is a genomic window from Branchiostoma lanceolatum isolate klBraLanc5 chromosome 10, klBraLanc5.hap2, whole genome shotgun sequence.
GCGACCACAATAATCTTACATCATTAAGGTTGCATATAACCATGACTGAAGCATatgttcaaaacaattttttccaTCAGACCtggtactgtagatgcagaaatgtttgcgatggctttatgttcgcgttttttgtgGCAACTGTTATACCGtgatcttaaaaccactgcaaaaatttttgttcaatactgtagcagtatgtctGACTATAGAACCGCCGTGAAGttaaaaccactgggaacactccattttttctttagcgcgaaatgaaaaccatgcaaattttcatgcatttacagtactttttaAGGTCTATTTTTATAACctttaatgtttttttccaaAGAGGAAAGACTAGTGTTGCAACTGGAAGATAAGCATAATTCTTTATCATTTTATAACTGtttctacattgtataactCTTCTCATTACATGCATTGCAGATGATTGCCTGCTATGTGGTCATTGGATTTATCAGCAAAAAGGTCCACGACCGTACCATTATCTTTGGGGGTCTGATACTGTCGTGCTTGTCTCTGGCCTGGCTTGTAGTTTTCATGACCAAGTATGCCTGTAAGTTGCAGCATCCTTtgcttaatacatgtatcacctgTGAGTTACGGCGTCCTAATACTAACGATGATTCACAGCATCCAGTTAATATTATTGACACAATAAAGCATTAAACACCTGACTTCTACACCTGTAATTTTTGGGAAATTTCTGTTTATTCtgtattgtttctttcactgtaactttatgttcacggttttcatggtcacctctgtactgtgaactcaTCATCACTGTAATAAAACATTCGtctcacgcccccctccccatctctcAACAACATTTAGTATAATACGATACCCACCACTCCTCATCCTTCCCCGCAATGTCACCAACTTTTTTGtgcacttgctgccaccgtgaagttaaagttcagtgaaaaagtcaattttccttacaacgTGAAATTTtgttaccgtgaagataaagaaaATTACAGTATTCTGTTGAAGTTCAATAAAAAGTGGACACTATTTAGTTCATTTACAAATTTTgaatagatttgcatgtgaTTAACAGTAATGACCTGTTATTTCAGATAACCCCGGGCTGCTGCCTCAATTTATAGTCGGAGCAGCCTTACAGCTGATGAGTTGTGCTCCCATCATGATTGCTACAACATCCCTCTTTTCCAAGGTCACTGATAGAAGAATTCAAGGTCAGACCAGCATTGTCTTCTTCAATCCCTCACCCATTATATTGTGACAAGACATAcaacagatactgtaaatgcagaaatgtttgcgatggttttatgctcgcggttttcgcagtgaccgtttcaccgcgaacttaaaaccatggcaaacatttttgtccaaagctgtagcagtatgtgactatagcactgtcgcaaacttaaaaacactccatttttaccttagcgcgaaataaaaaccatgcgaacttaaatgcatttacagtattttataaCTTTTATCATTGGTTATGCCACAAAAATAAAGCTTATACCTGGTGATATTTTCTTAGTGTAATATAGCAAAACATTTTGTCTAGACTGCTTGAGTAACAGTCAACTTACTTCTCTGCTGACTGTTTTCTCCACAAGGCTTTGCCCATGGAATACGTCGTGCTGTCACAGCCACAGCCAGCATCATTGGTCCACTCTGGGGAGGAGCCACGGTTCACATGCCAAATGTGCTTTTTGGAGTCATGATCGCCATGCAGGGACTTGTTATGGTGAGTTATAAAGTATTGATTGTATCACACCGGAGTGAATgcggaagaatgatgatgatgatgatgatgatgatgataacatatTGCATCTGCTGATACCGTGTATATCTGTGGAATTGTAAACATTTAATGGAAATGTGCTATTATGTTATGTACCTATGTAtgttcaaataaaaattcaaaatgaaataaaacatccTGAATCCTGATTAAAAAAATCTGCTGATGCCCTCCAACTTTGTACTTTGCACATGTTCGAATGTACACCCCTTCTTTCTTCCTCCAATATATCATCATTATGGAGGTCCAGTGCAAAGCAATGAGGATGCTCAGTGCAGCCAGTTCAGCCGAAATTTAGATGCACATATGCAGCTACATATGTTGATAAGCTAATAAGTGTAATTTCATGAAGGGGATCAGccatagcctgtgtttacacaatctcttgctggCAGAGATTAATGACCTAGGGGACGGTTACAGTcaggccggccgctaggagcgcgagtTAGGCTAAGATGAACTTTCATCCTCCAAACCCTTCTAGATTCTGGCTCTTCTGTCGTTTCGACGTTTGAAAGATCCTCACCAACAGCAAGACAGACCTGACAGTGTGCCTTCCCTGATGGTGAATGCTGAACCAGACGAACAAACACCTCTACTGAAGGGTGCACACCCATCCCAAGAGGAGTTACAGAGAGTCTAGCAACATACATATGCAAATTATATAGACAGGATATCAGAAAGACTTTATCCTGTACTGTCTAGGATACTGTCCAACCATGCAATAGCTATTGATATCTGTATCTGAGTATTAATTATAAAAAGGTGTATAATCATTGCAAAGTACTGGGTCCTTCTGTGGCAATATTAGTGTAACCAAGGAATTTCTGTACTGACATGTGATTTAcaaaaatatgataattgatgCAGTTCCCAGTGGTGGTATTTTGCGGTGGGAGAGAAGGTGTTTTTCGCATGCAGTGActgaagtttgcagttgaaacaattctctaTTACAGTAGAATTAGAATAATAGACAACACAAATTTGTGTTGCTATGATTTCACACTAAGAGGTAACcgtgaaaactgtgaaaataataCCACCACATATATTTAAAGATTTATATGGTAGATGTGACATTCTTGTTGCAATATATAGGTAAAGGCGGCAAATAAAGAATGAACTATGATGTATATTTTTACTCAAAGCTGGTCTGAGAATGAGATGTTTACAACTATGCAAATTGACACTAGATTTCACATTGTTGCACATATCTTGGAGAAgggagattttttttcaattgatgCCTCATTATGTATGATCAGTACAAATATATTAGAGATAGATTTTATCATACGTATCCCTTCTTTAGTTTTCACATGTGACAcgcttaaaatcaacaataagaAAGTATTATATATTAAGTCAGTTTCAAGTAATTTTCTCCTGCACAGATTTCTGTAAAATTTTGGTGCAATTGTCACTGTATGACAGTGGTATATTAGACATTGAGATTAAGTGTAAAATTGATAACTAGATAGGTTTATATAAAGCCCTTGGTTtatcattttgatatcatttgtaGTCTGTGATGATAAGTTATGTGTGTACATGGCAATATAAGATGTAGCTCATTCTGTAATGTATTGTCAAACAATCTATACATGAAGGAAATCAAATATTCTTCACTATGCAACAAAACAGAGAAAGCAGCAATTGTTGGTACACTGGTAGCGATATGTGTTCAGCTACCATATTCTTTCTCATTAGAGCTGAGATCTATAGTCGGTAGCCAGAAAGTTATTGTTTCTCTTGTGAAGGTAATACAATATGATTGCCCAGATGTGGCCAGATggtgtatgaaaaagaaaattaaaaaatacgAAGAACAGGTCTTTCAAGGCCGTGTGTGTGATCATTCAGCAATATTTCAGTGTTATAGTTgcaaatatactagtaactcCCGGATGTATTGACCAAATAAGGTTATCTCTGTGGGAAAACAGTAATGTGTGTAA
Proteins encoded in this region:
- the LOC136442955 gene encoding uncharacterized protein, encoding MTSFCTLLADILREETVVLLAVMFCIIFNQVTIETIVTPITEELFRWGEKENSILYICAAAVMIACYVVIGFISKKVHDRTIIFGGLILSCLSLAWLVVFMTKYAYNPGLLPQFIVGAALQLMSCAPIMIATTSLFSKVTDRRIQGFAHGIRRAVTATASIIGPLWGGATVHMPNVLFGVMIAMQGLVMILALLSFRRLKDPHQQQDRPDSVPSLMVNAEPDEQTPLLKGAHPSQEELQRV